The following proteins come from a genomic window of Myroides odoratus DSM 2801:
- the miaA gene encoding tRNA (adenosine(37)-N6)-dimethylallyltransferase MiaA, which translates to MSLPDKPHYLLVVIGPTAIGKTALAIQLAQHFQCEILSCDSRQFFKEMTLGTAVPSQKELAAVPHHFIQHISIQDSYSVGDFERDAIAHLDRLFEQNNVQVLVGGSGLYVNAILEGLDEFPDIDPRIREELNQALEEKGLPYLQAQLKELDPVHYEKVALDNPQRVTRALEVSIGTGQPYSSFLAKKKVQRNFIPIVIGLEAPREIMYDRINKRVDLMLEGGLLEEVQALLPYQELNALQTVGYRELFHYFNGEGTLEEAIEEIKKNTRRFAKRQITWFKRTPNATWYPYQTDPKLIIAAITEQLN; encoded by the coding sequence ATGTCTTTACCCGATAAACCCCATTATTTACTTGTCGTTATTGGCCCAACAGCCATCGGAAAAACGGCTTTAGCTATACAATTAGCTCAACATTTTCAATGTGAAATTCTATCTTGTGATAGCCGTCAATTCTTTAAAGAAATGACACTAGGTACTGCTGTTCCCTCCCAAAAGGAACTCGCCGCGGTACCGCATCACTTTATTCAACATATCAGCATTCAGGATTCCTACTCTGTAGGGGATTTTGAACGTGATGCCATTGCGCATTTGGACCGCCTATTTGAGCAAAACAACGTGCAAGTACTGGTTGGAGGCTCTGGATTGTATGTCAATGCCATTTTAGAAGGATTGGATGAATTCCCAGATATTGATCCACGTATACGAGAAGAACTCAACCAAGCACTAGAGGAAAAAGGCTTGCCTTATCTTCAAGCTCAACTCAAGGAGTTAGACCCGGTGCACTACGAAAAGGTAGCCTTAGACAATCCGCAACGTGTTACACGTGCCCTAGAGGTTTCGATTGGAACAGGACAACCCTATTCTAGTTTTCTAGCGAAAAAGAAGGTTCAGCGCAACTTTATTCCCATCGTTATTGGTTTAGAAGCTCCGCGTGAAATCATGTATGATCGCATCAACAAACGCGTGGATCTCATGCTAGAAGGAGGACTTTTAGAAGAAGTACAAGCCCTACTGCCCTATCAAGAACTAAATGCTTTACAAACCGTAGGCTATCGTGAACTCTTCCATTATTTTAATGGAGAAGGTACGCTTGAAGAAGCAATCGAAGAAATCAAAAAAAATACGCGTCGATTTGCCAAGAGACAAATTACTTGGTTCAAAAGAACGCCAAACGCCACTTGGTATCCCTATCAAACAGACCCAAAACTGATTATAGCAGCGATTACTGAGCAACTAAATTAA
- a CDS encoding ion transporter, translating into MRRRLKNKWDILKQKIYIIIYGSNTFAGKLFDLVLLAVILLSVILVMLESIESYDMKHHTLLKVLEWVITIFFTIEYVLRIICNKQPLKYIFSFYGIVDLISIMPMYLSFFVSDLGILSVVRALRLLRLFGILNLVPYIGQESNLKLAIKASRTKIIVFIYFIVVVSILLGALMYVIEGKDNGFTSIPKSIYWCIVTLTTVGYGDIAPQTTIGQMIASFIMIMGYGIIAVPTGIVTAEFTSLKRNKSIDARRRRTCSSCTTTIYDDDANYCYNCGQKLGDVFTR; encoded by the coding sequence TTGAGACGCAGACTAAAAAATAAGTGGGATATTCTTAAACAGAAGATTTATATCATCATCTATGGCTCCAATACATTTGCTGGTAAACTATTCGATTTAGTTCTACTCGCAGTGATTCTATTGAGTGTGATTTTGGTTATGTTGGAGTCTATTGAGAGCTACGACATGAAACATCACACCCTACTGAAGGTATTGGAATGGGTGATTACTATTTTCTTTACGATTGAATACGTGTTGCGGATTATCTGTAACAAACAACCGCTGAAGTACATTTTCAGCTTCTATGGTATTGTCGATTTAATCTCGATTATGCCGATGTATTTGTCGTTCTTTGTTTCGGATTTAGGTATTTTATCTGTAGTTCGAGCCCTGCGTTTACTGCGTTTATTCGGTATTTTAAACTTAGTTCCTTACATCGGACAAGAGTCCAACTTAAAGCTTGCAATCAAAGCGAGTAGAACGAAAATCATTGTTTTCATCTACTTTATCGTGGTTGTTTCGATTTTACTAGGGGCCTTGATGTATGTTATTGAAGGCAAAGACAATGGCTTTACCAGTATACCGAAAAGTATCTATTGGTGTATTGTAACCCTTACGACAGTTGGTTATGGAGATATTGCTCCGCAGACCACAATCGGACAGATGATTGCTTCGTTTATTATGATTATGGGATATGGTATTATTGCCGTTCCTACTGGAATTGTAACAGCGGAATTTACAAGCTTAAAACGAAATAAAAGCATTGATGCTAGACGAAGAAGAACTTGTTCTTCTTGTACAACAACAATTTATGATGATGACGCTAATTATTGCTATAATTGCGGCCAAAAATTAGGAGATGTCTTTACCCGATAA
- a CDS encoding exonuclease domain-containing protein — protein sequence MYAILDIETTGGQFNEEGITEIAIYKFDGHQIVDQLISLVNPQKEIQPFVVKLTGINSAMLRLAPKFHELAKRIIEMTEDCVLVAHNAAFDYRVLRNEFSRLGYDFQKDTLCTVELAQKLLPEMPSYSLGKLVRTLGIPLADRHRAYGDALATLKLFQLLLSKDTEKTILTSMIKSDIKTGLNPKFFDITDNLPTSVGIYYIHNEEGEIIFIGKSRNIKKKIMQHFTNNSVLFKKVQKETYTVTFEKTGNELIAILKEAEEILLNKPKYNKVTKKGIFPYSLYVKTNLQGYFYFSLEKTDGRKRNHMAFTSLAEGRKFVDKITADFEQPFYLEVLHEKKSKKVTEETFCTTFDLAFQEYNTLLINLLQHYNLDDGNVLILDKGRTINERSAVVMESGKLAGYCFYDLNYQINDPARIAANLTPITFHRNNRNIILNYLNKKTGYKLIHY from the coding sequence TTGTACGCAATTTTAGATATAGAGACCACAGGGGGTCAGTTTAATGAAGAAGGGATAACCGAGATTGCCATTTATAAATTTGATGGTCATCAGATTGTTGACCAACTCATTAGTTTAGTCAATCCCCAAAAAGAAATACAACCCTTCGTGGTAAAACTGACAGGGATTAATAGTGCTATGCTTCGCTTAGCACCAAAATTTCATGAATTAGCGAAACGCATTATCGAAATGACAGAAGATTGTGTGCTGGTAGCACATAATGCAGCGTTTGATTATCGCGTGTTGCGCAATGAATTTAGCCGTTTGGGATATGATTTTCAAAAGGATACGTTGTGTACTGTTGAGCTCGCTCAAAAGTTATTACCTGAAATGCCTTCGTATAGTTTGGGAAAATTGGTGCGCACCTTGGGAATTCCCTTGGCAGACCGCCATCGTGCTTATGGTGATGCCTTAGCAACACTCAAACTATTTCAGCTACTCTTATCAAAAGACACCGAAAAAACAATACTAACTAGCATGATTAAGTCGGATATTAAAACAGGACTTAATCCCAAGTTTTTTGATATAACAGATAACCTCCCTACTTCGGTTGGTATTTACTATATCCACAACGAAGAAGGTGAAATCATCTTCATTGGTAAAAGTCGCAACATCAAGAAGAAGATCATGCAGCACTTTACCAATAATTCTGTTCTATTCAAAAAAGTTCAAAAAGAAACGTATACCGTTACGTTCGAAAAAACAGGAAATGAACTGATTGCTATTTTAAAAGAAGCAGAAGAAATTCTTTTAAATAAACCCAAATACAACAAAGTAACCAAAAAAGGGATTTTCCCCTATTCGCTGTATGTAAAAACCAACCTGCAAGGTTATTTTTATTTCAGCTTAGAAAAAACAGATGGTCGTAAAAGAAATCACATGGCTTTTACTTCCTTAGCTGAAGGGAGAAAATTTGTAGATAAAATCACGGCTGATTTTGAACAGCCTTTTTACTTGGAAGTTTTACATGAAAAAAAATCAAAAAAAGTAACAGAAGAGACTTTTTGTACTACATTTGATTTAGCATTTCAAGAATATAATACGTTATTAATTAACTTATTACAACATTACAACCTAGATGATGGCAATGTGTTGATCCTCGATAAGGGACGCACCATCAACGAGAGAAGCGCTGTAGTGATGGAAAGCGGAAAGCTAGCCGGCTATTGTTTTTACGATTTGAATTATCAAATCAACGATCCCGCAAGGATTGCGGCAAACCTTACGCCTATTACCTTTCACCGCAACAACAGAAATATTATTCTCAATTATTTGAATAAGAAAACCGGTTATAAATTAATCCATTATTAA
- a CDS encoding YggS family pyridoxal phosphate-dependent enzyme, whose amino-acid sequence MSMIAENLKRIKADLPAQVQLVAVSKTKPNAAILEAYEAGQRVFGENKIQEMTDKYDALPQDIEWHMIGHVQRNKVKYMAPFVALIHAVDSLRLLTEIDKQAERNNRVIPCLLQLFIADEETKFGLSEDELFELLDSEAFKALHHIKIQGLMGMATFTENQDQIRQEFSTLHHIFEKVQTYNHLPNVECKTLSMGMSNDYPIAIDCGSTMIRIGSTIFGERNYELNK is encoded by the coding sequence ATGTCAATGATTGCTGAGAATCTAAAACGAATTAAAGCTGACTTACCTGCACAGGTACAGTTGGTTGCTGTTTCTAAAACTAAACCCAATGCGGCTATTTTAGAAGCATATGAAGCAGGACAAAGAGTTTTCGGTGAGAATAAGATACAAGAAATGACGGATAAGTATGACGCTCTCCCTCAAGACATAGAGTGGCATATGATTGGGCACGTACAGCGCAATAAAGTAAAGTATATGGCTCCTTTCGTCGCTTTGATTCACGCTGTTGATAGTCTGCGTTTACTAACTGAAATCGATAAACAAGCGGAGCGAAATAATCGCGTTATTCCCTGTTTATTGCAGCTGTTTATTGCCGATGAAGAAACGAAATTCGGCTTAAGTGAAGACGAACTATTCGAACTTCTAGACAGTGAAGCTTTCAAAGCCTTACACCACATTAAGATCCAAGGGTTAATGGGAATGGCAACATTCACTGAAAACCAAGATCAAATTAGACAAGAATTTTCTACACTACACCATATTTTTGAAAAGGTACAAACCTACAATCACTTACCCAATGTGGAATGCAAAACATTATCCATGGGGATGAGTAATGACTACCCTATCGCTATCGACTGCGGAAGTACGATGATTAGAATAGGAAGTACTATTTTCGGAGAACGCAATTACGAATTAAACAAATAG
- a CDS encoding DUF1015 domain-containing protein — translation MAKIIPFQGIRPTRDKANLVTCRSFEDYNAVELAYLLDYNPFSFLHVLNPAYVNPQKVTSDKRFKMVAAKFNDFKKEGILTKEDTPVLYLYQIETKNWKFTGIVAGTCIEDYENNIIKRHEDTLEYRVNLFKEYLYHSRFNTEPVLMMYPDKEDINAWIATYKENRPIYDFTTVTKERHTIWKVDDQACIDWLCQEFDAISELYIADGHHRFASAALLKKENGFEPHSHSNTVMTFLIAENNIKIYEFNRIIHDLNNHSKEEFLALLSEKFNVKNKQQQLWKPSKKMEFGMYLDGDFYSLKLKDKIKTDDILMQLDAQILYDAVLNPILGLDDLRNDARIDYIPGNESIVAIKELVDDGEYEVGFMLYPTNVHEIKLVADNDLIMPPKSTYIEPKFMNGLLTYEI, via the coding sequence ATGGCAAAAATAATTCCTTTCCAGGGTATACGCCCAACACGAGATAAAGCTAATTTGGTAACTTGTAGGTCCTTTGAAGACTACAATGCGGTAGAATTAGCCTATCTTTTAGATTACAATCCTTTTTCATTTCTACACGTTTTAAACCCAGCTTACGTCAATCCTCAAAAGGTAACTAGCGATAAGCGATTTAAAATGGTTGCAGCTAAGTTTAATGATTTTAAAAAGGAAGGAATCTTAACAAAGGAAGACACTCCCGTTTTATATCTCTATCAAATTGAGACAAAAAACTGGAAATTCACAGGTATTGTTGCGGGAACTTGCATTGAAGATTACGAAAATAACATCATCAAAAGGCATGAAGATACGCTAGAATACCGTGTCAATCTCTTTAAAGAATACTTGTATCACAGTCGATTTAATACTGAACCCGTACTGATGATGTATCCTGATAAAGAAGATATCAATGCGTGGATTGCAACCTACAAAGAGAATCGCCCCATTTACGATTTTACAACCGTAACCAAAGAGCGACATACGATTTGGAAAGTGGATGATCAGGCGTGTATTGATTGGTTATGCCAAGAATTTGATGCTATTTCAGAGCTGTATATTGCGGATGGACACCATCGCTTTGCCTCTGCCGCATTACTCAAGAAAGAAAATGGTTTTGAACCGCATTCGCATAGCAATACGGTCATGACGTTCTTAATTGCAGAAAACAACATTAAAATTTATGAGTTTAATCGCATTATCCACGATTTAAACAATCATAGTAAAGAGGAGTTTTTAGCTTTATTAAGCGAGAAATTCAACGTAAAAAACAAGCAACAACAGTTGTGGAAACCCTCCAAAAAGATGGAATTTGGCATGTACTTGGATGGAGATTTTTACTCCCTCAAACTCAAGGATAAAATTAAAACAGACGATATTTTAATGCAACTCGATGCACAAATTTTATATGACGCTGTTTTAAATCCTATCTTAGGATTGGATGATTTAAGAAATGATGCTAGAATCGATTACATTCCCGGAAATGAATCCATTGTAGCGATTAAAGAATTAGTTGATGATGGAGAATATGAGGTTGGTTTTATGTTATACCCAACCAATGTACATGAAATCAAACTAGTAGCGGATAATGATTTAATCATGCCGCCAAAGAGCACCTATATTGAACCTAAGTTCATGAATGGGTTATTAACCTACGAAATTTAA
- a CDS encoding 3-hydroxyacyl-CoA dehydrogenase family protein, whose amino-acid sequence MKNIAVIGAGTMGNGIAHTFAQKGFKVLLIDISEQAIERGMNTISKNLDRMIAKGSITEADKKATIENIITYTEIKDGVVNADLVIEAATENINLKLNIFKELSAVCREDVILASNTSSISITQIASVVKNPERVIGMHFMNPVPIMKLVEIIRGYNTTDEVTKAIMDLSLKLDKTPTEVNDYPGFVANRILMPMINEAIETLYNGVAGVEEIDTVMKLGMAHPMGPLQLADFIGLDVCLSILNVMYDGFKNPKYAPCPLLVNMVMAGKLGVKSGEGFYDYSESKKAEKVAKMFS is encoded by the coding sequence ATGAAAAATATTGCTGTAATTGGTGCAGGAACAATGGGAAATGGAATTGCTCATACTTTTGCTCAAAAAGGCTTTAAAGTACTTTTAATCGATATCTCTGAACAAGCGATTGAAAGAGGAATGAATACGATTAGCAAAAATTTAGATCGAATGATTGCGAAAGGTTCTATTACAGAAGCAGACAAAAAAGCAACGATCGAAAATATTATCACCTATACAGAAATTAAAGATGGTGTTGTTAATGCGGATTTAGTGATTGAAGCAGCAACAGAAAATATTAATTTAAAACTAAATATTTTCAAAGAATTAAGCGCTGTTTGTAGAGAGGATGTGATTTTAGCATCCAATACCTCTTCTATCTCTATTACGCAAATTGCATCGGTTGTAAAAAACCCAGAGCGCGTAATTGGTATGCACTTTATGAATCCAGTGCCAATCATGAAATTGGTAGAGATCATCAGAGGATACAATACAACGGATGAAGTAACGAAAGCAATTATGGATTTATCGTTGAAATTGGACAAAACACCAACAGAAGTAAACGATTACCCAGGTTTCGTAGCGAACCGTATCTTAATGCCAATGATCAACGAAGCAATTGAAACATTGTACAATGGTGTTGCTGGTGTTGAGGAAATTGACACGGTAATGAAATTGGGAATGGCTCATCCAATGGGACCTTTACAATTGGCTGACTTCATTGGTTTAGATGTGTGTTTATCTATTCTAAACGTGATGTATGACGGTTTCAAAAACCCTAAATATGCACCATGTCCGTTATTAGTAAATATGGTAATGGCTGGTAAATTAGGTGTAAAATCAGGAGAAGGATTTTATGACTATTCAGAAAGCAAAAAAGCAGAGAAAGTGGCGAAAATGTTTTCTTAA